The Candidatus Aegiribacteria sp. sequence GTGGTTGGCGACCCTCCCCGCTGAACGTGTCCCAGTACCGTAACTCTGCTTTTGAGGCCTGATATATCTTCAATCTTCCGGGCTATTTCGAAGGCGTTTCCAGCCTCATCTCCTTCAGCCACTACAAGAATGTTGGAGGTTCTATCCCTGTTTATCCGATCCTTTACCTTGGCGCATATTGCATCAAGATCGGTTGGAGTTTCTGGGATGAGAACGGCCTCAGCGCCTGCTCCAACGCCAACTTCAAGGGCTATGAATCCCGCGGATCTTCCCATAACCTCAATTATGAAGAGGCGGTCGTGGGCAGCGGCGGTATCTCTTACCTTGTCGATGGCTTCAAGAGCGGTATTCACCGCGGTATCGTATCCGATTGTAAGATCGGTACCCCACAGATCGTTGTCGATTGTGGCGGGAACTCCAACTACGGGTATTCCATGCTCGACAGTGAGCGCATCAGACCCCCTGAAGCTGCCGTCTCCACCTATTACTACAAGGCCGTCAATTCGGTGATTTTTTAAATTCGACGCGGCTTTTGCTCGACCTTCCTCTGTGAAGAACCTCTCACTTCTTGCCGAATGGAGTATGGTTCCTCCGCGTTGAATGATATTACTTACATCGGACGATTTCATTTCAACAAAATCGTTGTCTATCAAACCCTCGAAACCTTTCTCGATTCCGGATATGGAAAGGCCACGGTTAAGCGCTCGTCTTACCGTGGCCCTTATACAGGCGTTCATTCCAGGGGCATCGCCCCCGCTGGTCAGAACGGCTATTTTCTTCAAGTCCTACCGTACC is a genomic window containing:
- the pfkA gene encoding 6-phosphofructokinase, yielding MKKIAVLTSGGDAPGMNACIRATVRRALNRGLSISGIEKGFEGLIDNDFVEMKSSDVSNIIQRGGTILHSARSERFFTEEGRAKAASNLKNHRIDGLVVIGGDGSFRGSDALTVEHGIPVVGVPATIDNDLWGTDLTIGYDTAVNTALEAIDKVRDTAAAHDRLFIIEVMGRSAGFIALEVGVGAGAEAVLIPETPTDLDAICAKVKDRINRDRTSNILVVAEGDEAGNAFEIARKIEDISGLKSRVTVLGHVQRGGSPTTADRVLASKLGWAAVDALLDGAWPCMVGEIDNEITKHPFADSWTNRKQLDPLLIILSENL